One Dictyostelium discoideum AX4 chromosome 3 chromosome, whole genome shotgun sequence genomic region harbors:
- the ddx56 gene encoding DEAD/DEAH box helicase gives MNLNKNNNSVEDSVSSDLIDLECTFESMGLDNRILRALKKMGFQNPSLVQSKSIPLSLQGKDILAKARTGSGKTAAYSIPIIQKVLMAKEKSNIKGVKAVVLVPTRELCEQVKNHFNQVSYYCQQLVSVVQLGNDKTLDEQKGLLRDIPDVIVSTPTRLVQHLENKTIQLQSTLDILVIDEADLVLNYGHQNDINIIKSFLPKVCQCFLMSATLTKEVEELKKLVLHTPAVLKLEEDKAIQTNLSEYSIKCAEVDKFLLVFSLLRLRLMQGKILFFVNDTNNCYKLKLFFERFHIKCAVLNSELPINSRHDIILQFNKGLFDYLIATDESFKSDSNKKEEQELEDNENEDDDDDDDEMTDVKKEDDEENEDEEENDEENEEDEENEEDEEDEENEEDDDEEENEEDDDKKNKNKKINNSKGDKEYGVARGIDFRNVDIVVNFDFPRTIKNYIHRIGRTARGTNKGIALSFVTYHNEELLKKVSKTRGDAGYNLKPFEFKMNAIEGFRYRVEDVLRTIGIRAIKEAKKTELKQELLNNEKLKSHFSENPQDLLALKHDTTLIKKQVPLHLRVVPEYLLPTQFKNHADQKLEIIPSRPQSGHHGTTGRSLGVNKKLEQKKRKKDILKTLSIKKNTTLTGEELAQARSKSLIKRLKIKEGNISADGSYKTVKVQKKGANNNRRKLIVD, from the exons atgaatttaaataaaaataataacagtgTTGAAGATAGTGTTAGTagtgatttaattgatttagaaTGTACATTCGAATCAATGGGTTTGGATAATAGAATCCTTAGAGCATTAAAAAAGATGGGATTCCAAAATCCAAGTCTTGTacaatcaaaatcaattccaCTCTCATTACAAGGTAAAGATATTTTAGCAAAAGCTAGAACTGGTTCTGGTAAAACTGCTGCATATTCAATCCCAATTAttcaaaaagttttaatgGCAAAAGAA aaatcaaatattaaaggTGTTAAAGCAGTTGTATTAGTACCAACTAGAGAATTATGTGAACAAGTTAAGAATCATTTTAATCAAGTTTCATATTATTGTCAACAATTAGTATCAGTAGTACAATTAGGTAATGATAAGACATTGGATGAACAAAAAGGTTTACTTCGTGATATTCCAGATGTTATAGTTAGTACACCAACAAGATTAGTACAACATTTAGAGAATAAAACCATTCAATTACAATCAACATTAGATATATTAGTAATTGATGAAGCtgatttagttttaaattatggtcatcaaaatgatattaacataattaaatcatttttaccaAAAGTTTGTCAATGCTTTTTAATGTCTGCAACATTAACTAAAGAagttgaagaattaaaaaaattagtattacATACTCCAGCcgttttaaaattagaagaAGATAAAGCAATTCAAACTAATTTATCAGAATATTCAATTAA atgTGCAGAAGTTGATAAATTCTTATtagtattttcattattaagaTTAAGATTAATGCAAGgaaaaattttattctttgtaaatgatacaaataattgttataaattgaaattattctTTGAAAGATTTCATATTAAATGTGCAGTTTTAAATTCAGAATTACCAATTAACTCTAGACATGATATcattttacaatttaataaaggtTTATTCGATTATTTAATTGCAACTGATGAATCTTTTAAATctgattcaaataaaaaagaagaacaagaattagaagataatgaaaatgaggatgatgatgatgatgatgatgaaatgaCTGATgttaaaaaagaagatgatgaagaaaatgaagatgaagaagaaaatgatgaagaaaatgaagaagatgaagaaaatgaagaagatgaagaagatgaagaaaatgaagaagatgatgatgaagaagaaaatgaagaagatgatgataaaaaaaataaaaataaaaaaataaataattcaaaaggTGATAAAGAATATGGTGTAGCAAGAGGTATTGATTTTAGaaatgttgatattgttgtaaATTTCGATTTTCcaagaacaattaaaaattatattcatcGTATTGGTAGAACCGCTAGAGGTACAAATAAGGGTATTGCATTATCATTTGTAACTTATCATAATGAAGAACTCTTAAAAAAAGTATCAAAGACTAGAGGCGATGCAGGATACAATCTTAAACCATTCGAATTTAAAATGAATGCAATTGAAGGTTTCAGATATAGAGTTGAAGATGTACTTAGAACTATTGGTATTCGTGCAATTAAAGAAGCCAAGAAAACTGAATTAAAACAAGAACTTTTAAATAAcgagaaattaaaatctcACTTTTCAGAGAATCCACAAGATCTTTTAGCTTTAAAACATGATACTAccttaattaaaaaacaagtCCCACTTCATTTACGTGTTGTTCCAGAGTACCTCTTACCAACACAATTCAAAAATCATGCCGATCAAAAATTGGAAATCATTCCATCAAGACCACAATCTGGTCATCATGGTACAACCGGTAGAAGTTTAGgtgttaataaaaaacttgagcaaaagaaaagaaagaaagatatcttaaaaactttatcaattaaaaagaatacaACTCTCACTGGTGAAGAATTGGCTCAAGCTCGTTCTAAATCACTcattaaaagattaaaaattaaagaaggtAATATCTCTGCTGATGGTTCTTATAAAACTGTTAAAGTTCAAAAGAAAGgtgcaaataataatagaagaAAACTTATtgttgattaa